GCCTCCCGCGCCGACGTTGCCTCCGGAGCCGGGCGCAAGGGACGCCAGGGTGACACCAGGTGGTGGGCAGACCGAGTTGGGCGATGAAACGGTCGTCATCGTGGATGTCAGCACACCGAGACCACCGCCGAGTGAACCCATCAGCGGTTGTCCGTTCAGCACCAGATGTGACATTGGGCTCGGTTGTTGACCGCTACCCGATCCTACTGCTCCCCCTCCTGGTCCTCCAGGACCACCTCCTGCCCCACCGTTCATCCCATTGAGTCCGGAACTAAGTTGCTGGGGCAGTAGCTGCGGTGCATCGGCTAGTCGcaccatcgatgcaccgggaccaccgtCCTGCCCCGTTCCGGGCCCTACCGGGCCCGATAGACAGAGGGAATCGTTCGGCATAAGTGCGAGCATTTGCACAATCTTGGCATTGAGATCGAGAATTTCCTTCTCTTTTGCACGCAGTGTACCTGGAGTGAGACAGAATGAGGTCGATGTAAGAAATTGAAGCAAGCGAACGGGTGGCACAGCGACTCAACCTACAGGTAGCAATGTCCAGCTCACGCCGAGTACCACCGAGGGCTGAAAAGAGATCCATCTTAACTCGCGTTTCCGCTGACAGATTCTTCTCCAGTGTCGCATTCTTGTCCTGCATGGCGGCCAGCGCACTCATCAGTACATCCGCGTTTTGTTGTGATTCGCGATTCCGCAGCTGTAGCTCGAATTTCCTCATCTGCAAGGATGAAAGGCAACGGGTTTAGAATGCTGCTGCCTTAGActttgatgatgttgctgctccaTGACGAAGCATACGAACCTCTTGCTCGAAAGTGCGCGTCTGCTTCTCGGCTAGATGCTTCGCATCCTCGCAGCTCATCAGCTCGTGCTTGAGCTTATCCAGCTCGAGCTGCATCTGTCGTTTCTTCGCCAAACACGCCTCCCCGCACTCAGCTCGACTGATCCGTTCCTCCGCTTGCTTGCGGTGCTTCCGCTCATTGTTGAGCTGAGCTTCGAGCGATTGGCGCAACCGTCGTTCTTCTCCCAGTCGCCGCTCAACGGTTTGTAAACTCTGCCGTTCCTGTTGCCGCTGATTGCTAAGCTCTTGGTATCTGGGGATAAAACATACACGACTGTAGTTACCGTCACCGAACCCACCGAAAGTGAGACAAGACAGTTCTCTTACCTGTTCTGAAGCTCATCGTACTCTTTCTGCGTCTTTTGGAGACATCCCTTCAGATTGCCTGTGGTGGAATCGTACTTCTGACGCATTTCGTTCTCCGTTTGACGTTGCGCTGCCAGTTCGGTGCGCACTTTCTTCAGGTCACCTTCTAGTCGGGGACAGGACTCGCACACCTTTTGCACAATGACGACGGGTGCAACTGGAGGAGCCACTGCAAAACCATTGGCGGATGATTTGTTGACCGCAGTACCTCCAGACGGCTGGCTAGCAtctgcaccggcaccggaagcacTACCTGGACCGGCCAAGTATGCTTCACTACTGTTGCTTGCTAGTGCAGCCGTTTTGGCCGAAGTTTTGGAGCATGGTGCCGTCGTACTACCATCTGCCATTGAGCTATTCACTGAGCTACTGGCGGCACCCGTGGACGAGGTCGTCGTTGTTAGTGTCGTCGTAACCGTTGAAGCTAGCCCAAGGGTCGCAAATATTTTCAACATCGCCGAACCACTGTTTGCTAGCTGTTGTTCGGCtgctttctgttgctgcttgagTCGGTTTTTACGCCCTGCACGACCACTCTTAGCTTCCACAACGGGAACAACCGTTGTACCCGTCGTAGGGCTCGTGTCAGTGGCACCATTCAGCTGACTCGCCTGCTGCTCAAGAGTAGGTACATGGCCATTCTGTTTACCGActggtttgtggtggtgcgttATCATGCCATTATCTGCTGAGCGATTAGCACTAGACGACGAAGAGAAATCGCTCGTAGAGCTAGGTGCCGTTTCTCTATCACCTTCCTTACGACCGTACTGCTGTGTGGTGGCCGTACTTGCACCCGGAAAAACATCCTTCGTATCCTTATCTCTAAGACTACCGTTTACGTGAGCACAGGATACGGTGCACTCCTTTGTACTAACGGTGACCATGCtggggctggtgctgctgctactagtagTGTTTGTGGCGGCGGTGAtgctattggtggtggtgacagcTGTAAAGGAGTTGTTACTTCCAGCGTTACCTTGTTGTAGCATAGGGCTGGTTTGATGGTAGGAAAAATTGCTGCCAGCGCTAGATCCGGGgccgccaccgctaccaccaccaccactaccaccgttgGGCTTAGTGACGCCATTCGATGTACTAGATGTGCTGGATGAAAAGGACGAGTTACTACTGCTACTTTCCTTGTCCAAACTTTTCCGGTGCTTGGAAGAGTTCTGACCAGCCGGTAGCTGATGATTCAGGCCACCGTTCATGGAGCTGCTATTAGGTGTCGAGGAGGAGGCGTTCCCGCTACTTACGTGCCCATTAGCATGGGCACTCGACGACTGGGCTGCTATACTGCTATTGCTCgatgttttgtgattttgaGCATTCTTACTATTATTaacttgctgctgcggttgctgttgctgatggttatgatgatgatgatggtgatgatgatgattgtggtgatgatgctggctggtATCGCTTCGACTGCTGGAggagctactgctactggtacTCAGGCTACTATTGACTATCGTGCACGACACTGTCGTCGGTACGACGATCAGatccttctgctgttgctgatcgcTTCCCTCCGAGCTCGTCGTTTGATCGAGCACCGTCGATTCCTCCTTGGGTAGGGCTTCCTGCAGTAGTTGCATGTAGAAGTCATTGTCCTTGGCTACCTCGCGCTGTTTACGCTGCCGGATACGGTAACCGACGTAGCTTTTGAACCCGAACCCAATCGTCACTACCGGGTATCCGATGCTGCAAAAGATACAAAGCGATCAGTGAGGATGGATAGGATGGTATACCATATATTGTTTCCGCATCAGTACCAGTGAGCAGCAAAAGGCCGACAGAGATCCAAATGTGGCAGGTTTCGACTATCCTTCCATCGAATCCACGCCTCAAGGTATATGAAAAGTATCCATAATATTATCGTCGGCAAACAGATACCTTTATCTAAAATGTAAGCAAATTTGATGAAATAACGATCAATGAGAAACGCGTTCTGATCGTCGTTTAAACTCCAACCAACTCACCTGTGTGCCAAACGTACTGCACCCAAACGTAGGTGCTGGCTACGAAAAAGAGCCACTGCACGGGGATGAAGAAGAGACACACGAGATCGGAGGTAATTGCGATGCAGACAAACAGCACCGAGAACGCCTGCAAGCATTATAGCAGAGACAACGTCACCATCAAACACAGTGCCATAGTTTGAATCGAGCATGTATGCCAATCTTACCAATCCTTTATATTTGAAGGAATCGTAAACTgagcgaagcagcagccagaatGGCCACAGGAATTCGAACCGGAACTCTAGTAGAAAGTCGGCTGTTATCACGAGTGCCCATAGTAGCAGGAATTTCACGTATAATAGAGTGTTGCTGAAgcgaaacatggaaaacaaCGATCACGTTAGGTAAACATAAACAGATACTACACGGGGTAGCTGAAACAACCGTTCAAATATACTAAGCAAATCCTAAAAAAAAGCGGATCACAGTTGAGCGATCCCACTTTGCAGCTGGTCTTTCGAACCAACCACATTTCGCCAGCTTCATTTATTATGCAAATGTCGAGCAGagtaaacaagaaaaaaaagctgacAGAGAGCCGCTAATGGAGCGCTAATTAACGCGTTGGGCTGATCGGGACAACTTTGCAGTGCAGCTAACGATCGacataaaaatttaaaagaaaaggaacCAGCGAAACAACAGCTGTGTCCATAACAGCGCGCACATGGGAACGATTAAAGGGGAAAGGAATCTCAAAGGAATGATAAATATGCGCAAGAGTGCCCTGagctagtagcagcaacggcagctgtttgcaaacagccGGCGTATCGAATGTAGGCGAAAATTGGGATGAAAATTACATCTGCGAAGAATCCTGCCTGGGCACCGGATATCGGGACACAGGAAGGAAGCTGTGGCGGTcggaaatgaaacacaaacacatcggACGCCACGCTCTCGCGAATACACATACAGGCAGTTTTCTCTTGGGAATAGCCAGAAGAAAACCCGCGAAAGCCCTTGGCAACACATATCGACGGACACGTATCAGAGCATGGGAAGGGGAGGCGGCTTTGGCGCTGTCCGATCATGCGTATGCCATGCGAGAGACGCAAAACCTGCTGCCCACCCTTCCACCCAAGCAAGCATGGAGCAACAAGTATCCGTACGACACATCCTGTCAGCCTGTCGATATGCTCAGTGTCAACCGTGTACGCATTTCTGCCACGTTGGGTGTTTTTGCGGTTCGTtccgcaccaccgccagtgCTATGGTATCGAACCGATTCGTAAAACCGAAACGCCATCGATCGACGAGGCCAAAAAGGGGTATGTTGTTTTGCGCAAAGAAGAGCAAATCGGGAAACAACGCGCActtgcacacaaacacacacacgtgcgcgcggaGAGAAATACAGCATTCGTGTGCCCGGTGGAGCTGACCGGATATTTGGCCATCGTAAAATAACAATTAATCGATTGCAAACATCCTcctgccatcgatcgatcgacgtatCACATCCTCCCTCCCGTCGTTGGACACGGCACACGGATGTGGGTTACTCTTGAAAATCAAAACGGCCAGAAGGACTGCAGCCAATGAGGATGTGGCCATCACCAGTACCA
This sequence is a window from Anopheles darlingi chromosome 3, idAnoDarlMG_H_01, whole genome shotgun sequence. Protein-coding genes within it:
- the LOC125956365 gene encoding macoilin-like isoform X2, encoding MKRRNADCGKIRRPIKKNKIAEQIGSNTLLYVKFLLLWALVITADFLLEFRFEFLWPFWLLLRSVYDSFKYKGLAFSVLFVCIAITSDLVCLFFIPVQWLFFVASTYVWVQYVWHTDKGICLPTIILWILFIYLEAWIRWKDSRNLPHLDLCRPFAAHCIGYPVVTIGFGFKSYVGYRIRQRKQREVAKDNDFYMQLLQEALPKEESTVLDQTTSSEGSDQQQQKDLIVVPTTVSCTIVNSSLSTSSSSSSSSRSDTSQHHHHNHHHHHHHHHNHQQQQPQQQVNNSKNAQNHKTSSNSSIAAQSSSAHANGHVSSGNASSSTPNSSSMNGGLNHQLPAGQNSSKHRKSLDKESSSSNSSFSSSTSSTSNGVTKPNGGSGGGGSGGGPGSSAGSNFSYHQTSPMLQQGNAGSNNSFTAVTTTNSITAATNTTSSSSTSPSMVTVSTKECTVSCAHVNGSLRDKDTKDVFPGASTATTQQYGRKEGDRETAPSSTSDFSSSSSANRSADNGMITHHHKPVGKQNGHVPTLEQQASQLNGATDTSPTTGTTVVPVVEAKSGRAGRKNRLKQQQKAAEQQLANSGSAMLKIFATLGLASTVTTTLTTTTSSTGAASSSVNSSMADGSTTAPCSKTSAKTAALASNSSEAYLAGPGSASGAGADASQPSGGTAVNKSSANGFAVAPPVAPVVIVQKVCESCPRLEGDLKKVRTELAAQRQTENEMRQKYDSTTGNLKGCLQKTQKEYDELQNRYQELSNQRQQERQSLQTVERRLGEERRLRQSLEAQLNNERKHRKQAEERISRAECGEACLAKKRQMQLELDKLKHELMSCEDAKHLAEKQTRTFEQEMRKFELQLRNRESQQNADVLMSALAAMQDKNATLEKNLSAETRVKMDLFSALGGTRRELDIATCTLRAKEKEILDLNAKIVQMLALMPNDSLCLSGPVGPGTGQDGGPGASMVRLADAPQLLPQQLSSGLNGMNGGAGGGPGGPGGGAVGSGSGQQPSPMSHLVLNGQPLMGSLGGGLGVLTSTMTTVSSPNSVCPPPGVTLASLAPGSGGNVGAGGQLVQMQGANQGNAFFMASSM
- the LOC125956365 gene encoding macoilin-like isoform X1; translation: MKRRNADCGKIRRPIKKNKIAEQIGSNTLLYVKFLLLWALVITADFLLEFRFEFLWPFWLLLRSVYDSFKYKGLAFSVLFVCIAITSDLVCLFFIPVQWLFFVASTYVWVQYVWHTDKGICLPTIILWILFIYLEAWIRWKDSRNLPHLDLCRPFAAHCIGYPVVTIGFGFKSYVGYRIRQRKQREVAKDNDFYMQLLQEALPKEESTVLDQTTSSEGSDQQQQKDLIVVPTTVSCTIVNSSLSTSSSSSSSSRSDTSQHHHHNHHHHHHHHHNHQQQQPQQQVNNSKNAQNHKTSSNSSIAAQSSSAHANGHVSSGNASSSTPNSSSMNGGLNHQLPAGQNSSKHRKSLDKESSSSNSSFSSSTSSTSNGVTKPNGGSGGGGSGGGPGSSAGSNFSYHQTSPMLQQGNAGSNNSFTAVTTTNSITAATNTTSSSSTSPSMVTVSTKECTVSCAHVNGSLRDKDTKDVFPGASTATTQQYGRKEGDRETAPSSTSDFSSSSSANRSADNGMITHHHKPVGKQNGHVPTLEQQASQLNGATDTSPTTGTTVVPVVEAKSGRAGRKNRLKQQQKAAEQQLANSGSAMLKIFATLGLASTVTTTLTTTTSSTGAASSSVNSSMADGSTTAPCSKTSAKTAALASNSSEAYLAGPGSASGAGADASQPSGGTAVNKSSANGFAVAPPVAPVVIVQKVCESCPRLEGDLKKVRTELAAQRQTENEMRQKYDSTTGNLKGCLQKTQKEYDELQNRYQELSNQRQQERQSLQTVERRLGEERRLRQSLEAQLNNERKHRKQAEERISRAECGEACLAKKRQMQLELDKLKHELMSCEDAKHLAEKQTRTFEQEMRKFELQLRNRESQQNADVLMSALAAMQDKNATLEKNLSAETRVKMDLFSALGGTRRELDIATCTLRAKEKEILDLNAKIVQMLALMPNDSLCLSGPVGPGTGQDGGPGASMVRLADAPQLLPQQLSSGLNGMNGGAGGGPGGPGGGAVGSGSGQQPSPMSHLVLNGQPLMGSLGGGLGVLTSTMTTVSSPNSVCPPPGVTLASLAPGSGGNVGAGGQLVQMQGANQGNGNCPSGLDPNATVYTPKNNGGMVGGGGTEA